The Candidatus Cloacimonadota bacterium genome segment CATCAGTCTGCTTGCCAGTATCCTGTATCTCATTTTGGCTGCTCCAGATGTTGCGATGACGGAAGCTGCCATCGGTTCGGGACTAACAACGGTTGTCTTCCTTTATGCAATCAATCGCATTAGAAATGACAAAAGGACGGAAAAATGATCAAACGAGTTTTCACTTTTATCGTTATTGTTTTCCTGATTTATCTGTTGCTTCCTCTGATCACGGAATATAAATCCGCAACTGAATTGAACCGTCTATCAGAAAAATATGTCAAAGATGGTCCTGCTGAACTGGGTGGAGCAAATCTCGTTACTTCGATTATCGTAACTTATCGAGGTCTCGATACTCTGGGAGAGGTCACGGTTCTCTTTATTGCTACTGCCGGCATTGGATTCCTGCTCCGAAGAAAGCAGAAAAACCGAATTATCCAAAAAAGAGATTCTTCCGAGATCTTGAAAACAGGAGCATCCTTTCTCCTGCCTTTGATATTCTTATTCGGAGCATATATCTTTATTCACGGACATCTAACTCCGGGCGGAGGTTTTCAGGGCGGAGTTGTGATCGCTTCCGGAATTTTATTATTAATGCTTTCAGATATTTC includes the following:
- a CDS encoding DUF4040 domain-containing protein — encoded protein: MTLFLIIFLGIIMIVAALMAIYFKSLVSAVISAGVISLLASILYLILAAPDVAMTEAAIGSGLTTVVFLYAINRIRNDKRTEK
- a CDS encoding sodium:proton antiporter; this translates as MIKRVFTFIVIVFLIYLLLPLITEYKSATELNRLSEKYVKDGPAELGGANLVTSIIVTYRGLDTLGEVTVLFIATAGIGFLLRRKQKNRIIQKRDSSEILKTGASFLLPLIFLFGAYIFIHGHLTPGGGFQGGVVIASGILLLMLSDIS